One Bacillota bacterium genomic window, GTCAGGAAGACATCACCCAGAAAGTGGTCCAGCTCGGGGCGGATTACTACGTCTTGAAGCCGTTCAACCTAGACGTCCTCATCAACCGCATCCGTCAACTGGCCAACCAGCACGGGGCCGCTCCCGTCCATCAGACCAGGACCAAGAGCATGGACTTGGAGGTCACCAACGTCATCCACGAGATCGGCATCCCCGCCCACATCAAGGGTTACCTCTATCTGCGCGAGGCGATTCTGATGGTCATCGGGCGGGTGGAACTGCTGGGGGCGGTGACCAAGGAACTCTACCCGACCATCGCCGCCAAGCACGACACCACTCCGAGCCGCGTCGAGCGGGCCATCAGGCACGCCAT contains:
- the spo0A gene encoding sporulation transcription factor Spo0A, which produces QEDITQKVVQLGADYYVLKPFNLDVLINRIRQLANQHGAAPVHQTRTKSMDLEVTNVIHEIGIPAHIKGYLYLREAILMVIGRVELLGAVTKELYPTIAAKHDTTPSRVERAIRHAIEVAWNRGNFDVINALFGYTVNHDRGKPTNSEFIAMVADKLRMESKAS